In a single window of the Nicotiana tomentosiformis chromosome 8, ASM39032v3, whole genome shotgun sequence genome:
- the LOC104107585 gene encoding EIN3-binding F-box protein 1-like, translating to MSKVFNFSGDEAFCPGRALYPSPKESSLFLSLGHHVDVYFPPCKRSRITAPIIFTEKQKKLPSIDVLPDECLFEVFRRVSDGKERSACACVSKRWLMLLSSIRGDETVVSKPSPSSETEERSIRSAPIKPVDCIKKGEVVEPNGVEVADVETQDIEGEGHLSRCLDGKKATDVRLAAIAVGTATHGGLGKLSIRGSNPSRGVTDTGLKAIARGCPSLRALSLWNVSSVSDEGLSEIAQGCHLLEKLDLCQCPAITDTSLVAIAKSCPNLTSLTIESCANIGNESLQAVGRFCPKLKFVSLKNCPLIGDQGIASLFSSAGHVLTKVKLHALNISDVSLAVIGHYGIAVTDIALIGLQSINERGFWVMGNGQGLQKLRFLAITACNGVTDVGLEAIGKGCPNLKLFCLRKCAFLSDNGLVAFAKGSASLENLQLEECHRITQAGLFGVLLSCGKKLKALSLVNCFGVKELACRFPSVLPCNSLQSLSIRNCPGVGNATLAVVGRLCPKLTYLELSGLVGITDEGLFPLMQSCEAGLVKMNLSGCVNVTDKSVSAITELHGGSLEFLNVDGCRYVTDATLVAISNNCWLLSELDLSKCGITDSGIASLAGAVQLNLQILSLSGCSMLSDKSLPFLQKLGQTLMGLNIQHCNGISSSAVDLLLEQLWRCDILA from the exons ATGTCTAAAGTCTTCAATTTTAGTG GAGACGAGGCTTTTTGCCCTGGTAGGGCTCTATACCCAAGTCCCAAGGAATCCAGCCTATTTCTCTCCCTTGGGCATCATGTGGATGTCTATTTTCCTCCTTGCAAGAGGTCTCGCATCACTGCCCCTATCATTTTCACCGAAAAGCAGAAGAAGTTGCCTTCCATCGATGTCCTACCTGATGAATGCCTGTTTGAGGTATTTAGACGTGTTTCTGATGGCAAAGAGAGGAGTGCCTGTGCTTGTGTTTCCAAGCGCTGGCTTATGCTTTTAAGCAGCATCCGCGGGGATGAAACAGTTGTCTCAAAGCCCAGTCCATCTTCAGAGACTGAGGAAAGATCTATCCGAAGCGCCCCTATTAAGCCCGTGGACTGTATTAAGAAGGGTGAGGTTGTGGAACCTAATGGTGTAGAAGTTGCTGATGTTGAAACTCAAGATATTGAAGGAGAGGGTCATCTTTCGAGGTGCCTTGATGGAAAGAAAGCAACAGATGTCAGACTTGCTGCTATTGCTGTTGGAACTGCAACCCATGGAGGGTTAGGGAAGCTTTCTATTCGAGGAAGCAACCCAAGCCGTGGTGTGACTGATACTGGCCTCAAGGCTATTGCTCGAGGTTGCCCTTCTCTCAGGGCTCTTTCTCTGTGGAATGTATCTTCTGTTAGTGATGAGGGTTTATCCGAGATTGCTCAGGGGTGTCATCTGTTAGAGAAGCTTGATCTTTGTCAATGCCCTGCAATTACTGATACGTCTTTGGTGGCTATTGCAAAGAGTTGTCCTAATCTGACGTCTCTAACGATAGAATCTTGTGCAAACATTGGGAATGAAAGTCTTCAAGCTGTCGGTCGTTTTTGCCCCAAGTTGAAGTTTGTCTCTCTCAAAAACTGCCCACTCATCGGGGATCAAGGAATTGCAAGTCTCTTTTCATCAGCTGGTCATGTTTTGACCAAGGTGAAACTTCACGCATTGAACATCAGTGACGTCTCCCTTGCTGTTATTGGACATTATGGCATTGCAGTGACTGACATAGCTCTTATTGGTCTTCAAAGCATAAATGAAAGAGGCTTCTGGGTCATGGGCAACGGCCAAGGTTTGCAGAAGCTGAGGTTCCTTGCAATAACTGCTTGCAATGGAGTTACTGATGTGGGGCTTGAAGCTATTGGTAAAGGTTGTCCAAACCTGAAGCTGTTTTGCCTCCGAAAATGTGCTTTCCTGTCAGATAATGGATTGGTTGCTTTTGCCAAAGGTTCAGCCTCTCTTGAGAACCTCCAATTAGAAGAATGCCACAGGATCACCCAGGCTGGACTTTTTGGTGTACTTTTGAGCTGTGGTAAGAAGTTGAAGGCTCTTTCCCTGGTGAACTGCTTTGGTGTTAAGGAGTTGGCCTGTCGATTTCCTTCGGTGCTTCCTTGCAACTCGCTGCAATCTTTGTCTATTCGCAACtgtcctggagttggtaatgctACCCTGGCTGTAGTGGGTAGGCTGTGCCCCAAACTGACTTATCTGGAGCTGAGTGGCCTTGTTGGAATAACTGATGAGGGTCTCTTCCCTCTTATGCAAAGCTGTGAAGCTGGTTTGGTCAAGATGAATCTGAGTGGATGTGTTAATGTTACAGACAAATCAGTTTCAGCCATAACTGAGTTGCATGGGGGAAGTCTCGAGTTTCTGAATGTTGATGGTTGTAGATACGTTACTGATGCAACCTTGGTAGCAATTTCCAACAACTGCTGGTTGCTCAGTGAACTTGATCTTTCAAAGTGCGGAATCACTGATTCAGGCATAGCATCATTGGCTGGTGCTGTGCAGCTCAATTTGCAGATCCTCTCACTGTCCGGTTGCTCTATGCTGTCGGATAAAAGCTTACCGTTCCTGCAGAAGTTGGGTCAGACACTTATGGGCTTGAACATTCAGCACTGCAATGGAATCAGTAGCAGTGCTGTTGATCTGCTCTTAGAACAACTCTGGAGGTGTGATATCCTTGCTTAA
- the LOC104107588 gene encoding uncharacterized protein, with the protein MKVSVTRSKRLHDVTEDDITFTEEDADGLLLPHNDALVITLNVLDFNIKRVLTREFGKHYPMESAGTSQANRKHYSDHKAPCREILLPINAEGVMKTTLFEVVDSDMGYNIILGRPWLHEMKAVPSTYHQLLKFPSPYEINRIRGDQPAAREMNTISISSSKRKDHVA; encoded by the coding sequence ATGAAGGTATCAGTAACCCGTAGCAAGAGACTCCATGATGTTACTGAGGACGACATCACCTTCACAGAGGAGGACGCGGATGGACTCTTACTACCGCACAACGATGCCTTGGTTATAactcttaatgttttagattttaataTTAAACGTGTTTTGACCAGGGAGTTCGGCAAACATTATCCAATGGAGAGTGCTGGAACAAGCCAAGCtaaccggaagcattattccgatCACAAAGCTCCTTGTCGGGAAATCCTTCTGCCCATAAATGCCGAAGGGGTAATGAAGACGACCCTTTTCGAAGTAGTAGACAGTGATATGGGTTACAATATCATTCTTGGAAGACCATGGCTACACGAGATGAAGGCGGTGCCGTCAACATACCATCAACTTCTGAAATTCCCATCTCCATATGAAATTAATCGGATAAGAGGAGATCAGccggcagcaagggagatgaacacAATCTCAATTTCCAGTAGCAAAAGGAAGGATCatgtggcatag
- the LOC138897946 gene encoding uncharacterized protein, with translation MAEKLKNLTGRVQSVEGGKGVEGLNYEDLCIQPDVELPEGYKPPKFKIFDGTGDLKVHLRTYCDKLIGVGKNEQIRMKLFMRSLTGDALSSYISQNLKKWVSWVSMASDFMDRFGFNTKNMPDIFYIQNLKKKLTETFHEYATHWRSEASKVRPALEEEQMNKFFVRAQDPQYYERLMVIENHKFSDIIKLGERI, from the coding sequence ATGGCGGAGAAGCTCAAGAACCTCACAGGTAGAGTCCAGAGTGTTGAAGGTGGCAAAGGCGTGGAAGGTCTAAACTATGAGGACCTATGTATTCAGCCGGATGTggaactgccggagggttacaaacctcccaagttcaaaATATTCGATGGTACCGGTGATCTGAAAGTGCATCTGAGAACATACTGCGACAAGCTTATAGGAGTGGGAAAGAATGAACAAATCCGtatgaaactgttcatgcgaagCCTTACAGGAGATGCTTTGTCTTCGTATATCAGTCAAAACCTAAAGAAGTGGGTTAGTTGGGTGAGTATGGCATCAGATTTTATGGATAGATTCGGGTTTAATACGAAAAATAtgccagacattttctacattcaaaacctcaagaagaaactGACAGAAACCTTCCACGAGTATGCTACTCATTGGAGATCAGAGGCCTCAAAGGTAAGAccagcacttgaagaagaacaaatgaacaagttctttgttagagctcaagatccaCAGTATTACGAAAGGTTAATGGtcattgaaaatcacaaattctccgacatcatcaaacTAGGAGAAAGAATATAA
- the LOC138897945 gene encoding uncharacterized protein, which translates to MAEYEVCILRLVIDMNVQELLVIGDLDLLVHQVLGEWATKNIKILPYLHYIQELIKRFTKIEFKHVPRIQNEFADTLATLSSMIQHPDKNFIDNIPIGIHKWPAYCAHVEEKIDGNLWFHDIKEYLEKGEYLESATHTQKRTLCRLANHFFQSGGILYRRTPDLGLLRCVNTKEASRLLEEIHVGTCKPHVNGFVLAKKILRVSRYSRRSGYPFLRIIQEAELSGAKWVRGQYEQLSLIDRKRMNTDKAKGKFSPNWQGPYMIHRVLTEGALILVEMDGDIYPKPIYTDAVKRYYV; encoded by the exons atggcggaATATGAGGTCTGCATCCTCAGATTGGtcattgacatgaacgttcaggaacTACTGGTAATCGGAGATTTAGATCTTTTGGTGCACCAGGTTCTAGGGGAATGGGCTACGAAGAATatcaaaatattgccatatttgcactatatacaagagctgatcaagaggttcacaaagatagaattcaaacatgttccaaggattcagaatgagtttgcagatacactagccactttatcttccatgatacaacacccagataaGAATTTCATCGATAATATCCCGATAGGAATTCATAAGTGGccggcttattgtgctcatgttgaagaaaagATTGATGGAAATctgtggttccacgacatcaaggagTATTTGGAAAAGGGAGAATACCTAGAGAGTGCTACCCATACTCAGAAGAGAACGCTTTGCAGattagccaaccatttctttcaaagtggaggaattctatatagaaggactcctgacttAGGATTACTGCGATGTGTCAATACCAAGGAGgcatccagattgctcgaggaaatacatgtcGGAACCTGCAAACCCCACGTGAATGGTTTTGTTTTGGCCAAGAAGATACTAAGAGTaag TCGTTATTCCCGCCGAAGTGGATATCCCTttttaagaatcatacaagaagctgagctcagcGGTGCAAAATGGGTACGAGGCCAGTATGAACAACTATCTCTCATTGATAGAAAAAGAATGAACacg gataaAGCAAAGGGCAAAttctcacccaattggcaaggcccttacatgaTTCACCGGGTATTGACAgaaggagcacttatacttgtagAGATGGATGGAGATATTTATCCAAAACCCATCTATAcggatgcagtcaagagatactatgtttga